Below is a window of Syntrophomonas wolfei subsp. wolfei str. Goettingen G311 DNA.
GCGTCAACTGGATGCCATACTGGATGTTGGAAGAAACTAAGGCTCCCAGCCGTTTTCCGCTATTCTCCCTGGGCAGCGTACAAGAAGCAAAGATACGAAATTTTTATCATGACCCCTTGGCCCGTGAAGCGCAAATTCTGCAAATCAGAGAAGTCTGTTTAACCCTGAAAAAGCACCCAGCCATTTGGGCCTATGATCTGGGTAACGAAGCATCAAATTGTGTAATGCCAAAATGCCATGAAGAAGCACGGGAGTGGTTGCGTATAATGAGCTCGGCCATCAAATCCTGCGATCCCAATTCCCTTGTTACCCTAGGCTTGCATGCTGAGGATCTGGAAGAAGATCGCCTGCTCCGGCCCCAGGACGCAGGGCCATTTTGTGATTTTCTTACTATGCATGCCTATCCTTTTTACCTATCCTGGGTGGAGGAGCCTCTGGATGTATTAGTATTGCCTTTCCTGGGTATGCTCACCGCTTGGTTGGGTGAAAAGCCGGTACTTATGAGCGAGTTTGGCATTCCTAGCCAACCAACCATCAGCCCTTTTTACGCTTCGCCCCATAAGAGCAGGGTTCCCCTATTCACTGAGTCCCAGGGAGCCTCGTTTTATAAGCAAGCTCTGTCACTATTGCAAGAAAGCGATATGCTCGGAGCTATGGCCTGGTGCTATGGGGATTACGCTCCTTACTTATGGGATAAGGCCCCCTTGTTGCAAAATCCCCACGAAAGACATTTTGGCCTTTTTCGCCATGATGGCTCCGCCAAGATGGCCGCTACTGTGCTTCATACTTATAAAAGTTGTGGGGATCAGGCGAGTGAATACAAGCAATTATCCAGCTCTTTTCTGGAGGATTGGAAGCGTGAGCTTTATTATGAAGACCCTCAGGGTAATCTAATAAAGATGTATAGGCAGTTTAGACAGGAGAACCTGCTTTAGAAAAGCCGTCGGTCACTTGTTTTTTCCCCACTTTTAATCAGTGGTTGTGGCCAAAATATAAAACATAAGGAGACATAGTGAAATGAAAGTAGCATTACTCTCACCTATTGCCTGGAGAACTCCGCCCCGCCATTATGGACCCTGGGAACGAGTGGTATCTTTAATAGCTGAAGGCCTGGTTAAAAAAGGGGTCGATGTTACTCTTTTTGCCACCGGAGACTCCAAAACCGCCGGCCGGCTGGAATATATTTGTCCTATTCCCTACGAAGAAAACCCCAATATGGATGCCAAGGTGTGGGAAGCCATGCACATAGCCCATCTGTTCGAACAAGCTCACAAGTTCGATATCATTCATAATAACTATGATTTTCTGCCCCTGTCATACAGCCGTCAGGTAGATACACCTATGATAACCACCATCCACGGTTTTTCCTCCCCCAAAATACTGCCCATCTACCGGGAATATAATCGTAATAATTATTATGTATCAATAAGCAACGCTGACCGAAGTCCTGATTTGGATTATTATGCTACTGTTTACCATGGGATTGATTTAAATGAGCTTACTTTGAAGCTTAACGCTGGTTCATACCTTTTATATTTTGGACGCATTCATCCTGATAAGGGTACCGCTCAGGCTATTGAAATTGCCAGAAAATCCGATATGCAGTTGCTCATAGCCGGGATTATTCAGGACAAACAGTATTTTAACCAACAAATATATCCTCGAATAGACAATAAAAAAGTTATATATTTGGGATCAGTAGGTCCAGCCAAGCGTGATGAGCTATTAGGGAATGCCCTGGCCTTGTTACATCCTATTCATTTTAACGAACCCTTTGGTTTGAGCGTAATTGAAGCCATGGCTTGTGGTACTCCCGTAATTGCCTTTAATAAAGGCTCCATGCCGGAAGTAATAAAAGACGGGGAGACTGGTTTTTTGGTGGATAATGTTGAAATGGCCTGCGAAAAACTGGGCAGCATTAATAA
It encodes the following:
- a CDS encoding glycoside hydrolase 5 family protein; its protein translation is MKTKDFSTGINYWPIDKAMYWWRNFSYQELRSDFSQIANYGMKLVRIFLLWEDFQRYPNLISPTALNHLRTTADLAAEYDLKIIVTFFCGHMSGVNWMPYWMLEETKAPSRFPLFSLGSVQEAKIRNFYHDPLAREAQILQIREVCLTLKKHPAIWAYDLGNEASNCVMPKCHEEAREWLRIMSSAIKSCDPNSLVTLGLHAEDLEEDRLLRPQDAGPFCDFLTMHAYPFYLSWVEEPLDVLVLPFLGMLTAWLGEKPVLMSEFGIPSQPTISPFYASPHKSRVPLFTESQGASFYKQALSLLQESDMLGAMAWCYGDYAPYLWDKAPLLQNPHERHFGLFRHDGSAKMAATVLHTYKSCGDQASEYKQLSSSFLEDWKRELYYEDPQGNLIKMYRQFRQENLL
- a CDS encoding glycosyltransferase family 4 protein, producing MKVALLSPIAWRTPPRHYGPWERVVSLIAEGLVKKGVDVTLFATGDSKTAGRLEYICPIPYEENPNMDAKVWEAMHIAHLFEQAHKFDIIHNNYDFLPLSYSRQVDTPMITTIHGFSSPKILPIYREYNRNNYYVSISNADRSPDLDYYATVYHGIDLNELTLKLNAGSYLLYFGRIHPDKGTAQAIEIARKSDMQLLIAGIIQDKQYFNQQIYPRIDNKKVIYLGSVGPAKRDELLGNALALLHPIHFNEPFGLSVIEAMACGTPVIAFNKGSMPEVIKDGETGFLVDNVEMACEKLGSINKIKRANCRYWVEENFSQERMVSDYLSLYQEIIKGGKLPVRTPSLSGRCK